The genomic DNA ttttttctttgtagcctcagcTTTGCAGCATTTtgagaaattattatttttcccACAGTTGTTACATGATTTGCCATATGCAGGGCATTTTTTGGGCTTGCGGATAAATCCACATTTTCCACATGTAGTGTTTTGATTTCTCTCttttgcttgtttttgttttgtaaggTGTTGTGTGTGGTGCTCCTCTCTTTTTATTGCATACACTGATGTCTCATCCCTGCACAGCTCTTTAGCTTGTGCTCTGGTGGTTTCAGCTGCCCGACACATATTCACTGCTTTATCCACAGTTAAATCTTGCTCACGCAGGAATCTCTCCTTGAGTCCATTATCAAGTATGCCACAGACTATCCTGTCTATCACTAGTGAGTCTTTCAGATTTTCAAATTCACATGTTTTGCTCAGTGTGTTCAGCTCAGCCAAATACTGGTCAAAACTGACTCCCTGTTTCTGATCATGAGAGAAAAACTTCTCTCTCAAGCGTGACGTTCTGGCTTGGTACAAAGTACTCCTCAAATGTATCAATTAGCACAATGTCAAGTTTGCCACGTCTTTGCTGAAAGCGATTGTAAATGTCCAATGCATCCTCTCCAATAACAAGCAGAAAAATGGAAGCTTTCAATTTGTCATCATCTCCCCCTGCACCACTTGCCGCTAGGTAGATATTGAATCTCTGCTTGAAACGTTTGGAAAATTGGAAAATTGTCAGCTAGATAGCCTGTTAACTGCATAGGAGTAGGAGGACTAAGCCTATCCATGATGGATAACAGGAACAGTGTCAATTTCTCTTACTTCAGTATGTTGCTCATCAACTTGCTCGTCAACAGATTCCAATGCAGCCTCgttctcgctgctgtcactcgcTGCTGCGGCTCGTTGCCCTCGCTCTTGCAAGCTAGCATCTTCGACTACTTGACTTGTGGTAGAATTTTACATTTTCGTTGCGGAAATTTGCAGAGTTACTCCTTTCTTATCTGTCTCGTCATAGTGACTATCAATCTCACACCATGTTATGTTTGTTCCTTGTATAATGACAAACCGGGACGTGGGTTTAACTACTTTTAATGAACATAGAAAACCCATGTTTAGCCATGCAAGGCATTCTTCAACCCCCTGCCCCCCCGCATAGCCTGCTGGGTAAGGTAGTCTAAATGTTattaacacataacaacacaggcAGCACGCTTTATTGTTTCAAATGCTTATTGGCGCTTTAAGTTTAAACCAAGGAGATGAACTAGTATTAgaacaatatttagacttagaaAACCAGCAATAACTTGTTTAAAATGGGTGTAAATACGAGAATCTGTCAGAATCGAGAACATCACcgttttcaattctgcccacacggGACCGTTGCCTGGCACTGCTGGCAGCACCCGCAGCACCCACATCGTCCCGAGCACAGCTGCACCTGTGCTATAGTGCACGCTATCCAATCGTAGCAGCAGAACCAACCTACTGTCTGTcacgagaattttcaatcccaatgataacTAACACTTATTTAAGCTTTGACCAATccccgaggtttgtaagaccctgggtttaataataattaggcagactcagcttatgcaaaaGGTCCGTAAAGTTTACTCAAGAGAACGTTCTAAAGTCCATAATACAAAGACATGCCATTTTATAAATCACTCCCTCCCTACTTACGCACATACCTACACACAAACAGTCAGTagcctacgcacatacatacacacgaacAGTAGGTGGGATGTATCCTTCCCCATGGTTCTCAACACTGTTTATCACTACCAAGCTGGCAGTTCCAGTCCCCCGAGATTAGAGGACCTTGATGGGACTCCCTTTCCTGCCGTAAGTTTCTCAGGTCATACACAGGTTAATTGTTCTCTGTATTttcttagtcacacacacactcatttctACTTGTCTCGACCAAACCTTATTAGACTGAAGTTTATCATTCTAATTCATTATACATGTTACAGAATCTAATAATTACTAATAGTTACGTTTGTCTAATTATTCATTATATATGTTACATAATGTCATAATTATATTTCAGGGTGGTATTCTTTAGTCATTACctttaaacatataaattccCTTATCACTGTCCACCCCATTTCTTTTCAGAAAGAACTACCAATCATTGCCAATGTTATGTTGAAAGAACAAGATTTGTTCTTTATAAACAGTTTCTTAAATCTATAATAAATCAAGGTATTACTTTTATAAAATGTATTCTAATGAGGCTGGTCGCACCACCCACGCAGGTGAAATGGAGTGAGAGCCTCCTGTACAAAGAGTACAGGACTATTTACAGTGGCTTGTGGAAGTATTCACCCTCCTTGgaattttttctattttcttgccttacaacctggaattaaaatagattgtTTGGGGGGTTCGTATCAGTTGTATAAatcaacatgcctaccactttgaagatgcaaaatatattttttattttttaattttaaatgtttttttattttacccctttttttccccaatttcgtggtatccaattgtttttttagtagctactatcttgtctcatcgctacaactcccgtacgggctcgggagagacgaaggttgaaagtcatgcgtcctccgatacacaacccaaccaagccgcactgcttcttaacacagcgccatccaaccaggaagccagccgcaccaaagtgttggaggaaacacagtgcacctggcaaccttggttagcgcgcactgtgcccagcccgccacaggagtcgctggtgcgcgatgagacaaggatttccctaccggtcaaaccctccctCGGGGTGATGTGTtcggtttgcaccagacataccATTTTCTTTGATagacaaaaagctcaattttagtatcatctgaccagagtgccttcttccatatgtttggggagtctcccacatgccttttggcaaacaccaaaagTGTTTGTgagattttttctttaagcaatggctttttttctggccactcttccataaagcccagctctgtggagtgtacggcttaaagtggtcctatggacagatactccaatgtccgctgtggagctttgcagctccttcagggttttctttggtctctttgttgcctctctgattaattcccTTCTTGCCTGGCCtggttttggtgggcggccctctctttgcaggtttgttgtggtgcaatATACTTTCcaatttttaataatggatttaatggtgctctgtgggatgttcaaagttttggatatttttctataacccaaccctgatctgtacttttgcACAACTTCCtccttgacctgtttggagagctccttggtcttcatggtgcttcttgcttagtggtgttacagactctggggcttttcaaaacgtgtgtgtgtgtgtgtgtgtgtgtgtgtgtgtgtgtgtgtgtgtgtgtgtgtgtgtgtgtgtgtgtgtgtgtgtgtgtgtgtgtgtacacttagATGGCACACGTGTggactttaactaattatgtgacttctgaaggtaattagtTGCACCAGATCATATTTAGGGGCTTCACAGCAAAGGGGGATTTTTCATTTCAATTCACCAATTTTGACTTTTTTGTGTAGTCAAGCTACCCCATGCAAGCGTCTGCGAAACACATgactctatgtactgtatgtgtatattaAGGGAGACAACTGTGTGAAAAAGTTGCCTCAGTCTGTCACAACTGAGTGAGGTCAACAAGGGCCAGAATGACAGGAAGTCCCTCCACACATACTTCCTCTAACAGCAGCGCAACGGTTCCCCCAATTTGGGCAAGCAAGTGCATTCGACTGTCTGTCCAGATGGCATGTGGTCatactggtcacacacacacacacacacgaaacatGAATCTTTCACCCAGAAACAGGCTCCAAACAGAACAATTGCGCTATCACTGGTATGCAGAATACCACGGATACCGGGATATGGATACCCGGATATggtcatgctacacacacacagaacagttaGAACAGGCCTCTAATtcgcacacacacatttctatCATATGAGTTTAAAGAAACTAACTCAAGCCCAATGCCTAGGCTTAAAGATGGATAATTTAGTACAAAAGCATTAGTAAGGTTTAACAGAAAATGCCCTCACATTCCCCATTATTAAGAAATTAAGTTTATTTTAAACCTTCAGTTAAACCCTTACAGCGTTAAAACAATAAAATGAAAATAAGAGCGATTAAAAACCCTTCTGGTGCTCGGCCCTGCCATACATGGTAAATAACCTCCCTTGGGAAACTGAGTTGAATCCCTTCCTGCCATCAGCACAGTCTTTTCTATATCAAACAATATTTAGGAAATGACCTGACTCTGGGACCACGTATTCCCTTTAAAACACCACCTACAGTTGCACCTCTCAGGACTATGTATACAAAAAGGGGTGCGGACAGGGTCGTATTGAACGCCGTTGTCACTCTTCTTCAGCTGGTTAGTGGGGGTTCACACTGTTCTCGCGTACAAAAGTATTAATGCATTTAGACACTGACCGTAATCACCCTCACAATAACCTCAAGAGAGGACAGaacagtttagttcagttcatttcTGATTCAGGAAAACCAGACAAGCATCGACCATATAACAAATTATTACTTTTACCAATTATTCTTAATACAAATCTAAAACACGTCAATGAGGAAAAACACATTCTGTGTAAACAATTTTCAAATTGGCTTATCCTCCACACTGTCAACTTCACCGCAGAGACACAGGATCGGGAAGTCAGACCTCTAACCCATCGGGAGAATCCCAAAAATCCAGCAGAACTAATCTGGGGAGATTTGTATTGAAAcagaacaagcaacacaacaaTAGACTCCTGCATGTACCACTCGATACACTCCTACATGTCACCATTCCCCCATTTTGACACAAGACTCACACTgtgttaaaaaaaacacaaaaaaacatcacTACTGTTTAAAACAATTTCAAATGACAAAATCTAATTAGAATCACTAACCATAACTCCATAAagatgttttattattttttatacccATACAGTCATAGGAAAATAGACTTAAGACAGCCTACCCTTATTCAAAGGCAAAACCCTCTCCTTCTTCCCGTTAGTCGTAATCACAAATAAGGAAATGAACCATAAACTTAATTATCAGTATTACAAATCACCTTAAATTTATCATCCAAATGGCTTTCTAGTAATGGTGATCAAACCACACTGGAAagtcaggtcagaggtcagacaaACCCTTCAAAGAAGTGTTTCTTACTATATTCGACTAATTAATCAAAAACAGTCTAACATTTCATACTGGACCTGGGATCGAAAATGGAAGTTTCCAGTACATTTCTTATCAAAAGAATGTACATGTGTTCAATAAAAAATTCAGAAACACAAAAACGTTGAAATTCCATGTGTGTGCCCCTTTAAGATAATGCCAATTTGTGAAAACTCACGAACCCAAATGAAATAGTCCACTCAACAAGTCAAAACACGGTATTAACACCACTAACAAATATTCATAGCAAATGTGTTGTGAGTGGGTTTTTACAAACCATATGGCTAAAACAAAATAAATGGCCAGGCCAGTTCCCTTTACAAATCTATTCCAGAATAAGACAACATTAAAAAAACTAATCTCACATGAGATTAAAACACCCAAGGTTCTGAGTATTTTTAATTTATTACCCTTTAGACTCCATTGTCTTTAATTCTCGCGAGGATTGTCCAACCCCAAAAATCGGCTCCATTTCCTCCCATGTCAAATGATCCTGGTGTCGTTACTGGACCAATGTCCAATTACATTGGTAATAGCTGTATCGCCCACTTCCGGTAATGTTATCATTTTAACCTGTTGCATTGATTTAGTCCAAATATAAACCTGTTTAACAAATCTAGAGCCTTCAACAAGTCTGTGCTGTCCTATCAGCGTTATagtcaaataaaacatttacttgGATCTACTTTCATTTTAGGCACTGTTCCCCGGCAATGGAAATAGATTATCGTTTGAGAATTCATTAACTTTGTGCTGAAATTCAGTGGTGTTGCCTAAACCTATAAAACCCAGCAACAGTAATCAGAAACGATCAAAAGAACGTTTCCGATTCAACTATTCAGACCTCTGCTGCAAGTGTCCCACTGCGTCCCTTACAGCCCAGTGAGCACGACTCGCTTTCACCAGCTGACTAAAACATGACATTAGTAGTCTATCCAAAAACCACCAAATAACTAATAACATATTTCCATTCAAATTATTAGAAGGTATTGTTTTCATTTCAGTCTACCAAAACAATATTAGTCTGTATTTTTAATACCAACCTCTGCTTCACACTTGTTAATTTTAAAGTCATGGACGTTTAATTAATATGTAAATGTGCCAAATTTAAAATACATCCGTCAATTCATGAGGAAAAAAATACATTGATGGGAGCTAATAGTTCACAATAAGAGCCTCTTTCTGTCCACAACATCAATCCATTGCTGTTGTAGCCTTGTATTATCATGCAATAATGAATACCCATATGTTATAATCATGGTCATGGATCTATCGCAATTGCCTATCCGCTATTATTAGAATTAATTAGATTTAGTAACTGTCCCTTCTGATTAGGCTACAGGTAATAAAACAAACACTTGCAATTTTTAACAAGCATATATTCAGTTCATATCCATATCATTAATATTTGATTTAGTGATTTTAATTACGACATCATTCCTAGTAGCCTATTCTATCCGGGGATTAAAGAGTCGTTCAATTTGAACTAAGCAAGCTGCAAAATCGTCAAGAGTTCATATCTTAAAACAAACACTGGCTGCTATAACTAAGAAAAAAATGTCAATAGTTGAAATTACAATCagaaacagtcagtcagacccTATGCTATTGACATGACAAATAAATCCCGCAAATAACCAAATTATAATGGTCTGTAGTCTTAGCATTTCCAGAAAATAGCCTTAAAGTTCGTTAGTGTTTCTCCGCAAAGATTTTTAcgtgcaaagtggatttattagcAGTCAATGAGTCCATTGACTTAAcaccagacatttctgggggggaatggccctagccctcaccctccaatccaacaggtcccagacgtgctcaatgggattgagatccgggctcttcgctggccatggcagaacactgagattcctgtcttgcaggaaatcacgcacagaacgagcagtatggctggtggcattgttatgctggagggtcatgtcaggatgagcctgcaggaggggtaccacatgagggaggaggatgtcttccctgtaacgcatagcgttgagatttcctgcaatgacaagctcagtccgatgatgctgtgacacaccgccccagaccatgatggaccttccacctccaaaatgaatcccgctccagagtacaggcctcggtgtaacgctcatgcCTTCAACGATAaaagcgaatccgaccatcattactggtgagacaaaaccgcgactcgtcagtgtagagaactttttgccagtcctgtctggtccagcgacggtgcccataggcaacattgttgccagtgatgtctggtgaggacctgccttacaacaggcctacaagccctcagtacaatctttcagcctattgtggacagtctgagcactgatggagggattgtgcgttcctggtgtaactcggacagttgttgttgccatcctgtacctgtcccacaggtgtgatatTCTGACGTACCAATCCTGTGCatatggtctgccactgcgaggatgatcagctgtccatcatgtctccctgtagtgctgacttaggcatctcacagtacagacattgcaatgtattgccctggcaacatctgcagtcctcatgcctccttgcagcatgcctaaggaacGTTCACACAGAAGAGTAGGGACCCTAGGTATCTTTCTTTTGGgctttttcagagtcagtagaaaggcctctttagtgtcctaagttttcataacggtgaccttaattgcctaccgttcataagctgttagtgtcttattgtctgttccacaggtgcatgttcattaattgtttatggctcattgaacaagcatgggaaacagtgtttaaaccctttacattgaatatttttacgaattatctttgaaagacaggatcctgaTAAAttgactttttttgttgttgctgagtatATAACTTAAATCTAAAAAGATACTCACATTAACTTAGAGTGTAGGGGGCAGAATttttgtttttggctaaaaaacgtacccatttgaaacggcctatttctcaggcccagaaactagaatatgcatataattgtcagattaggatagaaaacactctaaagtttccaaaactgtcaacattttgtctgagtataacagaactgatattgcaggcgaaaacctgaggaaaatccaacaaggaagttctgtttttcctgaaagctctctgttccattggatgccttgcctccatttaatgggatatcaaccagatcccttttcctatggcttcctcaaggtgtcaacagtctttagacatagcttcaggcttttattttgaaaaatgagcaagaAATATCACATCatgtcagtggatagctgggtgttcgagTTTTCCTTGCGCAACAAAGTGGGGCGGCcatggtctctccctctcctattgaaaaagctacagtcccggttgatatattatcgattatatattttaaaaacaacctgaggattatgtttgttaggacatctctctcagcggACATGTGGCCAGTAAATCTTTGTCCTTAGAGGCATGCAATATCCCCAACCTGAGATGTTGCCATTTTTAAACatttaggcctagattcaatctgTAGCGCTACTGATGGAATCTAGCCCTTATTTTGGAGTTGGTTTGCTATGGGTGGATCCTTCTGACAAGTTCTTACACaagtttttttttaaggtatccaTCTTTATTTGTAAAAGAAATTATACATAAAACTATTTCCAATATCTAATACAACTTTATAAAACAGATTTTTACTTCTAATCCACAAATATAAACCATACAAAAGAAGCAGTGCAAGCATAGTCTATTTCCTCATTTGTTCAATCCCCGCCAGCCACAGACAGCAGACTTCGTGGGTGGAGAGACAATACCACCAGACAACTGAAGCAAAATAGGAGAACCAAGAAACGTACTACTTGCAAGATCATGTTTCAACACACAAGCCAAAGATTCCACAGGTTCACAGCTCTAATAGTCTGACAGCCCATTGTGACACATTTACAAGCCTCATTGCTCTGAACAAGGCATGGGCATAAATCACATTGGGCTGTAGACTATCGCAGTTCTGTACTGTGGACCATGTTTGACGTTTCAGGGGCTTTTGCTCATTAGATTATTGCACACAGGTTCTGATTACTCACTCTGTAACCCGGAGTGTGCCATATTTCTTCTCTGACCAGAGCAGGCGGGCCACATGTATGTCACCACGGTAGCCAATGTTCCTGTCCCAGCAGTACTCTGGAGACAGCACTTTACTGGGCTTATGGAGCCACAGGTACTTGTTGAGGTGACTCTCGTCGTGCCACAGAGCCTCCACCTGGTTCTCCTTGTCCTTCATGATGGTCTGGTAACAGGTCTCCGTCATATTCTTCACAGTTCGCCACGAGCCTCCGAACACAGCAGCATGATAGTAGAAGTCCCCAGTCTCCATGTAGGCCCTGGACCTGGGGTTGCGGTCGTAGGCGTACAGGCTCTGTGGTCGGTGGTAGTAGTAGGCGTGGAGCAGAGCAACAGAGTCTCCCAGAGCCTCGGAGCCGAACCGACCCACAAACACCTGGTCCACGTCAAAGCAGAAGACGTAGTGGCTGTGGTGACGAATCCGTGACTCGATGGCATCTGCGATGGCCCTCATACGCATCATGGAGATGTCCTGCCAGCGAGAGTGTCTCTGCACCCTCACAACTTTCAGGCTCCGCCCAGGACCCAGATGGATGTCTGGTACCCTCTCGGGAACGTCCGTGAACACATAGTATGTCACAGGTAAAGCCTCCATAAAGTGACGCTCAGCAGAGAGAAGGAATGCCTTCAGGTAGGCATCTAGATACCTTGGGATGGGAAGGAGTAAAAACTCTGGTTCAAGAAGAACATATCAAAATGTTGTTTAAGTGACTGAGAAGTGTTTCATAAGAATTGATGAGTTgatataaaaaatttaaaaaagaagGGTAACTGAGTTGAAAAACCGACCTGCCCACAGCGaatacagtgagagagacagatgagtggTTCTTCCTGTGCTCCTGGTCGTAATGATCTGGGTCAAACATCCCATCCCAGATCACAGGTGCTCCCCAGTCAGTGCAGGTCTGAACATCACCTCTGGACCTGGTTGGAGAGAAAAAGAACAGATTGGGTTTCAGAACAAACAATGGTAAAAACAAAAGTGGCTTCactgtagtgtgtactgtgtggtATATGGAATAGGAGAGGGAAATTATATAGAATGAGAGTAATAAAGGTAATTAACTCCCTATTCTAGAGACAGTGGGGGATATGAAGCAAGTTAACATGCTGTCAATGCTCAAGGGATTGACCCTTTTTAGTGCATTTGAATATAGCAggacttacagtgcatttggaaagtattcagaccccttccctttctccactttctcacgttacagccttattctaaaatggattaaatcattaacaaaatcctcaatctacacacaataacccataatgactgTGAAAAACtttttgttgcaaatgtattaaaatgtaaataaaaaattatttacataagtattcagaccctttgctacgagactcgaaattaagctcaggtgcatcttgcgTCTCATTGAttgtccttgatgtttctacatcatgattggagtccacctgtggtaaactcaattgattggacatgatttggaaaggcacacacacacacctgtctatataaagtcccaaggttgacagtgcatgtcagagcaaaaaccaagccatgaggtcaaaggaattgtccgtagagctccaaggcagaattgtgtcgaggcacagacctggggaagtgtgccaaaaaatgtctgcagcattgaaggtccccaagaacagtggtctctatcattcttaagccaaagaagtttggaaccaccaagactcttcctagagctggctgccctggccaaactgagcaatcgggggagaagggccttggtcagggaggttaccaagaacccgatgatcactctgacagttgttctcccatctccacagagaaactctatctctgcagcactacaccaatcaggcctttgtggtagagtggccagacggaagccactcctcagtgaaaggcacatgacagcccgcttggagtttgacaaaaggcacctaaagactctcagaccatgagaaacaagattctctggtctgatgaaaccaagaatgaactttttggcctgactGCCAAGCGTCTCATCTAGAGGAAatctggaaccatccctacggtgaaacatggtggtgacagcatcatgctgtgggaatgtttttcaggggcagggactgggagactgatcaggagagggaaatatgaacggagcaaagtacagagagatccttgatgaaaacctgctccagagctgggTGAATGTTCAccgtccaacaggacaatgacactaagcacgcagccaagacaacgcagtagtggcttcaggacaagtctctgaatgtccttgagtggccaagccagagcccagact from Oncorhynchus clarkii lewisi isolate Uvic-CL-2024 chromosome 7, UVic_Ocla_1.0, whole genome shotgun sequence includes the following:
- the LOC139413318 gene encoding alpha-1,3-galactosyltransferase 2-like, which translates into the protein MSRLMHKAKCVLTVAFCAFVLLFIAYFTPMSVRYLEGFLPMSRCPQAPAEKLKLGNSIDASLDLWSRGDVQTCTDWGAPVIWDGMFDPDHYDQEHRKNHSSVSLTVFAVGRYLDAYLKAFLLSAERHFMEALPVTYYVFTDVPERVPDIHLGPGRSLKVVRVQRHSRWQDISMMRMRAIADAIESRIRHHSHYVFCFDVDQVFVGRFGSEALGDSVALLHAYYYHRPQSLYAYDRNPRSRAYMETGDFYYHAAVFGGSWRTVKNMTETCYQTIMKDKENQVEALWHDESHLNKYLWLHKPSKVLSPEYCWDRNIGYRGDIHVARLLWSEKKYGTLRVTE